One genomic window of Salvia miltiorrhiza cultivar Shanhuang (shh) chromosome 4, IMPLAD_Smil_shh, whole genome shotgun sequence includes the following:
- the LOC131022506 gene encoding uncharacterized protein LOC131022506 isoform X1: protein MVLLCSTMSISLPLNPVTSAVVCFRPPPQMPVLSAARFSGIPFATKTHLLRLCSASSGNAGSSGFDGSSVEKQGSNGKDDNSQAVSSNEILVRLKRYGISGILSYGLLNTAYYLTTFLVVWFYVAPAPAKMGYLAAAERFLKVMAMVWAGSQVTKLMRAGGALALAPFVDRGLSWFTIKMGFESQGKAFMAIAGLCFGLAFLMFVIVTLLWA from the exons ATGGTTTTACTTTGTTCAACAATGAGCATTTCCTTGCCGTTAAATCCTGTTACTTCTGCTGTCGTCTGCTTTCGTCCTCCGCCCCAAATGCCGGTGCTCTCCGCCGCTCGATTTTCCGGAATTCCGTTTGCCACCAAAACTCATCTGCTTCGCTTATGTTCTGCTAGTTCCGGCAACGCTG GCTCTTCAGGTTTTGATGGCAGTTCTGTAGAGAAGCAAG GTTCAAATGGAAAGGACGATAATTCTCAAGCTGTCTCATCAAATGA GATATTGGTCAGATTGAAGAGATACGGTATCTCTGGAATTTTGTCCTATGGCTTACTAAATACTGCTTACTACCTTACTACTTTTCTGGTCGTCTG GTTTTATGTCGCACCTGCACCTGCGAAAATGGGTTATTTGGCAGCTGCGGAAAG GTTTCTCAAGGTGATGGCTATGGTGTGGGCAGGAAGCCAAGTAACCAAACTCATGCGAGCTGGAGG GGCGCTGGCGCTCGCACCATTTGTGGATAGGGGTTTATCGTGGTTCACTATCAAGATGGGGTTCGAGTCGCAAGGGAAG GCATTTATGGCGATTGCCGGCCTTTGCTTCGGTTTGGCGTTCTTGATGTTTGTTATAGTGACCTTACTTTGGGCATAA
- the LOC131022506 gene encoding uncharacterized protein LOC131022506 isoform X3 — MITDRVRWLLNSVFLGQVKYSTPSIHQKYAYYNNRPGSSGFDGSSVEKQGSNGKDDNSQAVSSNEILVRLKRYGISGILSYGLLNTAYYLTTFLVVWFYVAPAPAKMGYLAAAERFLKVMAMVWAGSQVTKLMRAGGALALAPFVDRGLSWFTIKMGFESQGKAFMAIAGLCFGLAFLMFVIVTLLWA, encoded by the exons atgattactGATAGGGTTCGTTGGCTTCTCAATTCTGTTTTCTTGGGGCAAGtaaaatatagtactccctccattcacCAAAAATATGCATATTATAATAAT AGACCAGGCTCTTCAGGTTTTGATGGCAGTTCTGTAGAGAAGCAAG GTTCAAATGGAAAGGACGATAATTCTCAAGCTGTCTCATCAAATGA GATATTGGTCAGATTGAAGAGATACGGTATCTCTGGAATTTTGTCCTATGGCTTACTAAATACTGCTTACTACCTTACTACTTTTCTGGTCGTCTG GTTTTATGTCGCACCTGCACCTGCGAAAATGGGTTATTTGGCAGCTGCGGAAAG GTTTCTCAAGGTGATGGCTATGGTGTGGGCAGGAAGCCAAGTAACCAAACTCATGCGAGCTGGAGG GGCGCTGGCGCTCGCACCATTTGTGGATAGGGGTTTATCGTGGTTCACTATCAAGATGGGGTTCGAGTCGCAAGGGAAG GCATTTATGGCGATTGCCGGCCTTTGCTTCGGTTTGGCGTTCTTGATGTTTGTTATAGTGACCTTACTTTGGGCATAA
- the LOC131022506 gene encoding uncharacterized protein LOC131022506 isoform X2, whose translation MVLLCSTMSISLPLNPVTSAVVCFRPPPQMPVLSAARFSGIPFATKTHLLRLCSASSGNAGRPGSSGFDGSSVEKQGSNGKDDNSQAVSSNEILVRLKRYGISGILSYGLLNTAYYLTTFLVVWFYVAPAPAKMGYLAAAERFLKVMAMVWAGSQVTKLMRAGGALALAPFVDRGLSWFTIKMGFESQGKAFMAIAGLCFGLAFLMFVIVTLLWA comes from the exons ATGGTTTTACTTTGTTCAACAATGAGCATTTCCTTGCCGTTAAATCCTGTTACTTCTGCTGTCGTCTGCTTTCGTCCTCCGCCCCAAATGCCGGTGCTCTCCGCCGCTCGATTTTCCGGAATTCCGTTTGCCACCAAAACTCATCTGCTTCGCTTATGTTCTGCTAGTTCCGGCAACGCTGGT AGACCAGGCTCTTCAGGTTTTGATGGCAGTTCTGTAGAGAAGCAAG GTTCAAATGGAAAGGACGATAATTCTCAAGCTGTCTCATCAAATGA GATATTGGTCAGATTGAAGAGATACGGTATCTCTGGAATTTTGTCCTATGGCTTACTAAATACTGCTTACTACCTTACTACTTTTCTGGTCGTCTG GTTTTATGTCGCACCTGCACCTGCGAAAATGGGTTATTTGGCAGCTGCGGAAAG GTTTCTCAAGGTGATGGCTATGGTGTGGGCAGGAAGCCAAGTAACCAAACTCATGCGAGCTGGAGG GGCGCTGGCGCTCGCACCATTTGTGGATAGGGGTTTATCGTGGTTCACTATCAAGATGGGGTTCGAGTCGCAAGGGAAG GCATTTATGGCGATTGCCGGCCTTTGCTTCGGTTTGGCGTTCTTGATGTTTGTTATAGTGACCTTACTTTGGGCATAA